The Pan troglodytes isolate AG18354 chromosome 7, NHGRI_mPanTro3-v2.0_pri, whole genome shotgun sequence genome has a window encoding:
- the UQCRB gene encoding cytochrome b-c1 complex subunit 7, with protein sequence MAGKQAVSASGKWLDGIRKWYYNAAGFNKLGLMRDDTIYEDEDVKEAIRRLPENLYNDRMFRIKRALDLNLKHQILPKEQWTKYEEENFYLEPYLKEVIRERKEREEWAKK encoded by the exons ATGGCTGGCAAGCAGGCTG TTTCAGCATCAGGCAAGTGGCTGGATGGTATTCGAAAATGGTATTACAATGCTGCAGGATTCAATAAACTGG GGTTAATGCGAGATGATACAATATACGAGGATGAAGATGTAAAAGAAGCCATAAGAAGGCTTCCTGAGAACCTTTATAATGACAGGATGTTTCGCATTAAGAGGGCACTGGACCTGAACTTGAAGCATCAGATCTTGCCTAAAGAGCAGTGGACCAAATATGAAGAG gAAAATTTCTACCTTGAACCGTATCTGAAAGAGGTTATtcgggaaagaaaagaaagagaagaatgggCAAAGAAGTAA
- the MTERF3 gene encoding transcription termination factor 3, mitochondrial isoform X1 — protein MALSAQQIPRWFNSVKLRSLINAAQLTKRFTRPARTLLHGFSAQPQISSDNCFLQWGFKTYRTSSLWNSSQSTSSSSQENNSAQSSLLPSMNEQSQKTQNISSFDSELFLEELDELPPLSPMQPISEEEAIQIIADPPLPPASFTLRDYVDHSETLQKLVLLGVDLSKIEKHPEAANLLLRLDFEKDIKQMLLFLKDVGIEDNQLGAFLTKNHAIFSEDLENLKTRVAYLHSKNFSKADVAQMVRKAPFLLNFSVERLDNRLGFFQKELELSVKKTRDLVVRLPRLLTGSLEPVKENMKVYRLELGFKHNEIQHMITRIPKMLTANKMKLTETFDFVHNVMSIPHHIIVKFPQVFNTRLFKVKERHLFLTYLGRAQYDPAKPNYISLDKLVSIPDEIFCEEIAKASVQDFEKFLKTL, from the exons ATGGCTTTGTCAGCCCAACAGATACCCAGATGGTTTAACTCAGTTAAGTTGAGGAGCCTCATTAATGCTGCACAACTCACAAAACGTTTTACTAGACCAGCAAGAACATTGTTACATGGCTTTTCTGCTCAGCCTCAGATATCCTCTGACAATTGCTTTCTCCAGTGGGGATTTAAGACTTACAGGACTTCCTCCTTATGGAATAGTTCCCAGTCTACTAGCTCAAGTAGTCAGGAGAATAATTCTGCCCAAAGCAGTCTGCTTCCTTCCATGAATGAACAGTCACAGAAGACACAAAATATATCCAGCTTTGATTCTGAGCTGTTTCTAGAAG AACTGGATGAATTGCCTCCATTGTCTCCAATGCAGCCAATTTCAGAGGAAGAGGCTATTCAGATTATTGCAGACCCTCCATTGCCACCAGCTTCATTCACACTTCGAGACTATGTGGATCATTCTGAGACTCTGCAGAAGTTGGTTCTTCTAG gcGTGGATTTGTCCAAGATAGAAAAACATCCAGAAGCAGCAAACCTCCTTCTGAGACTGGATTTTGAAAAAGACATTAAGCAAATGCTTCTGTTTCTTAAAGATGTGGGTATAGAGGATAACCAACTGGGAGCATTCCTGACAAAAAATCATGCAATTTTCTCTGAAGACCTTGAAAATCTGAAGACCAG GGTGGCTTATCTGCATTCAAAAAATTTCAGTAAAGCAGATGTTGCACAGATGGTCAGAAAAGCACCATTTTTGCTGAACTTTTCAGTGGAAAGACTGGATAACAGATTGGGATTTTTTCAGAAAGAACTTGAACTTAGTGTGAAGAAg ACTAGAGATCTGGTAGTTCGTCTCCCAAGGCTGCTAACTGGAAGTCTGGAACCCGTGAAAGAAAATATGAAG gTTTATCGTCTTGAACTTGGTTTTAAACATAACGAAATTCAACATATGATCACCAGAATCCCAAAGATGTTAActgcaaataaaatgaaacttacCGAGACGTTTGATTTTGTGCACAATGTGATGAGCATTCCCCACCACATCATTGTCAAGTTCCCACAG gtaTTTAATACAAGGCTGTTTAAGGTCAAAGAAAGACACTTGTTTCTTACCTATTTAGGAAGAGCACAGTATGATCCAGCAAAACCTAACTACATCTCTTTGGACAAACTAGTATCTATTCCTGATGAAATATTTTGTGAAGAGATTGCCAAAGCATCAGTACAAGACtttgaaaaattcttaaaaacGCTTTAG
- the MTERF3 gene encoding transcription termination factor 3, mitochondrial isoform X2: MALSAQQIPRWFNSVKLRSLINAAQLTKRFTRPARTLLHGFSAQPQISSDNCFLQWGFKTYRTSSLWNSSQSTSSSSQENNSAQSSLLPSMNEQSQKTQNISSFDSELFLEELDELPPLSPMQPISEEEAIQIIADPPLPPASFTLRDYVDHSETLQKLVLLGVDLSKIEKHPEAANLLLRLDFEKDIKQMLLFLKDVGIEDNQLGAFLTKNHAIFSEDLENLKTRVAYLHSKNFSKADVAQMVRKAPFLLNFSVERLDNRLGFFQKELELSVKKTRDLVVRLPRLLTGSLEPVKENMKVFNTRLFKVKERHLFLTYLGRAQYDPAKPNYISLDKLVSIPDEIFCEEIAKASVQDFEKFLKTL, encoded by the exons ATGGCTTTGTCAGCCCAACAGATACCCAGATGGTTTAACTCAGTTAAGTTGAGGAGCCTCATTAATGCTGCACAACTCACAAAACGTTTTACTAGACCAGCAAGAACATTGTTACATGGCTTTTCTGCTCAGCCTCAGATATCCTCTGACAATTGCTTTCTCCAGTGGGGATTTAAGACTTACAGGACTTCCTCCTTATGGAATAGTTCCCAGTCTACTAGCTCAAGTAGTCAGGAGAATAATTCTGCCCAAAGCAGTCTGCTTCCTTCCATGAATGAACAGTCACAGAAGACACAAAATATATCCAGCTTTGATTCTGAGCTGTTTCTAGAAG AACTGGATGAATTGCCTCCATTGTCTCCAATGCAGCCAATTTCAGAGGAAGAGGCTATTCAGATTATTGCAGACCCTCCATTGCCACCAGCTTCATTCACACTTCGAGACTATGTGGATCATTCTGAGACTCTGCAGAAGTTGGTTCTTCTAG gcGTGGATTTGTCCAAGATAGAAAAACATCCAGAAGCAGCAAACCTCCTTCTGAGACTGGATTTTGAAAAAGACATTAAGCAAATGCTTCTGTTTCTTAAAGATGTGGGTATAGAGGATAACCAACTGGGAGCATTCCTGACAAAAAATCATGCAATTTTCTCTGAAGACCTTGAAAATCTGAAGACCAG GGTGGCTTATCTGCATTCAAAAAATTTCAGTAAAGCAGATGTTGCACAGATGGTCAGAAAAGCACCATTTTTGCTGAACTTTTCAGTGGAAAGACTGGATAACAGATTGGGATTTTTTCAGAAAGAACTTGAACTTAGTGTGAAGAAg ACTAGAGATCTGGTAGTTCGTCTCCCAAGGCTGCTAACTGGAAGTCTGGAACCCGTGAAAGAAAATATGAAG gtaTTTAATACAAGGCTGTTTAAGGTCAAAGAAAGACACTTGTTTCTTACCTATTTAGGAAGAGCACAGTATGATCCAGCAAAACCTAACTACATCTCTTTGGACAAACTAGTATCTATTCCTGATGAAATATTTTGTGAAGAGATTGCCAAAGCATCAGTACAAGACtttgaaaaattcttaaaaacGCTTTAG